In Haloplanus rubicundus, one DNA window encodes the following:
- a CDS encoding ArsR/SmtB family transcription factor yields the protein MEKALWYLLAGTRGGRNRARIIRLLDERPRNANQLHEELGIDYNSVRHHLDMLEDHDVIESGDQEYGRLYFLTDRFDRHREQFEEITEHV from the coding sequence ATGGAGAAGGCACTCTGGTATCTGCTCGCCGGCACGCGTGGCGGACGGAACCGCGCACGGATCATCCGTCTGCTCGACGAGCGTCCGCGAAACGCCAACCAACTCCACGAGGAACTCGGCATCGACTACAACTCCGTCCGCCACCACCTCGACATGCTGGAGGATCACGACGTGATCGAGAGCGGCGATCAGGAGTACGGTCGACTCTACTTCCTCACCGACCGGTTCGACCGCCACCGCGAGCAGTTCGAGGAGATCACGGAGCACGTCTGA
- a CDS encoding molybdopterin-dependent oxidoreductase codes for MDRRALRSRLERATVALAGGVAAVAGSYLVVGESPAFVAALIANTTVTLAPSFLVTFAITVLGDLGSQLAYWSGLAATAATLGIVVAVARIAVRRLDRPLAAPLAVAVAVAVVGIALSGSAASAVGAAVGAALVSTVVDLRTPGDRKSADRTDDSRRAVLSGAVAVAFGFLALGGRRVLATDRGTDEEQVPIPDDVAAMLEDARAKSFDVEFLEPLVSDHFYTVDIANVDPAPAREGWSVRIHGAVGEETTYTFDDVDAMDHDHRFETLRCVGESLNGRKMDTAVWTGVPLMDLLEPADLQGDYVMLRAADGFYEEFPVDALETGFLAVGMNGRPLPREHGAPARALIPGHWGEINVKWLTEIEILDEPATGYWEERGWHGTGPVNTVAKLWAENRLSDGRVEVAGLAYAGTRGIERVEVSVDGGATWTDADLSDPLPGDDVWRQWVYRYDPPDGAHEVVVRATDGLGTLQPEDQRRAYPNGPSGWVSKTIEPGSL; via the coding sequence ATGGATAGACGCGCCCTCCGCAGTCGACTCGAACGGGCGACCGTCGCCCTCGCCGGCGGCGTCGCGGCCGTCGCCGGCTCCTACCTCGTCGTGGGAGAGTCGCCGGCGTTCGTGGCCGCCCTCATCGCCAACACGACGGTCACGCTCGCGCCCAGCTTCCTCGTCACGTTCGCCATCACCGTCCTCGGCGACCTGGGGAGCCAGCTGGCGTACTGGAGCGGGCTCGCGGCCACCGCCGCGACGCTGGGCATCGTCGTCGCAGTCGCACGGATCGCCGTGCGGCGGCTGGACCGCCCCCTCGCCGCACCGCTCGCCGTCGCCGTCGCCGTCGCCGTCGTCGGCATCGCGCTCTCTGGGTCGGCCGCCTCCGCCGTCGGCGCGGCCGTCGGCGCGGCGCTGGTGTCGACCGTCGTCGACCTCCGGACTCCCGGCGATCGGAAGTCCGCGGACCGGACCGACGACTCGCGGCGAGCGGTGCTCTCCGGCGCCGTCGCCGTCGCCTTTGGTTTCCTCGCACTCGGCGGGCGGCGGGTCCTCGCGACCGACCGGGGAACGGACGAGGAACAGGTGCCCATCCCCGACGACGTGGCGGCCATGCTCGAGGACGCCCGGGCGAAGTCCTTCGACGTCGAGTTCCTCGAACCGCTGGTGAGCGACCACTTCTACACGGTCGACATCGCGAACGTCGATCCCGCCCCGGCGCGCGAGGGCTGGTCGGTGCGGATTCACGGCGCCGTCGGCGAGGAGACGACGTACACGTTCGACGACGTCGACGCGATGGATCACGACCACCGGTTCGAGACGCTCCGCTGTGTCGGCGAGTCGCTCAACGGGCGGAAGATGGACACCGCCGTCTGGACGGGCGTCCCCCTGATGGACCTGCTCGAACCCGCCGACCTGCAGGGCGACTACGTCATGCTCCGCGCCGCCGACGGCTTCTACGAGGAGTTCCCGGTCGACGCCCTCGAAACCGGATTTTTGGCCGTCGGGATGAACGGCCGGCCGCTCCCCCGCGAACACGGCGCGCCGGCGCGGGCGCTCATCCCCGGCCACTGGGGCGAGATCAACGTCAAGTGGCTAACCGAAATCGAGATTCTGGACGAACCGGCGACGGGCTACTGGGAGGAGCGGGGGTGGCACGGCACCGGGCCGGTCAACACGGTGGCGAAGCTCTGGGCGGAGAACCGCCTCAGCGACGGCCGCGTCGAAGTCGCCGGGCTGGCCTACGCCGGGACCCGCGGGATCGAACGCGTCGAGGTGTCGGTAGACGGTGGGGCGACGTGGACCGACGCCGACCTCTCGGACCCCCTGCCCGGCGACGACGTGTGGCGCCAGTGGGTGTATCGCTACGACCCGCCCGACGGCGCCCACGAGGTGGTCGTCCGGGCGACGGACGGGCTCGGCACCCTCCAGCCCGAGGATCAACGGCGGGCGTACCCCAACGGACCGAGTGGGTGGGTGTCGAAGACCATCGAGCCCGGATCGCTGTGA
- a CDS encoding MFS transporter, which translates to MSRTRSRVALAAVVYAVLLAQVLLYPGIDTLVSALGAETALDASMWFLAVEFGAFVCFAVPWGLASDAAGRRVPFVAAGAVLGAVGYALLAVVPSVTGSFGVALVIRAFQGAATVGAFSLSMTMLMDLEGSHGRNMGATGIAIGLGTATGAPLGGLLYEFGPFVPLYAASGILLAIAVTVPFVVDRAPAGGERPSPLAGLRRTPTLALPYAFGFVDRLTAGFFSLVGTLYFRTVFDLSPGATGLTLALFFAPFALLQYPFGVVSDRIGRTVPIVVGSALYGGAVMLVGSVADLRAAQASMVLVGVLGALMAPATLALVTDLAASTERGVAMAGFNIAGSLGFLAGILAGGFAADAYGYRTAFLLVGGLELVLAAATLPAFLRLGVGRERVGET; encoded by the coding sequence GTGTCTCGGACCCGGAGCCGCGTCGCGCTGGCCGCCGTCGTCTACGCCGTGTTGTTGGCACAGGTGTTGCTCTACCCCGGCATCGACACGCTCGTCTCGGCGCTGGGCGCCGAGACGGCCCTCGACGCGAGCATGTGGTTTCTGGCCGTCGAGTTCGGCGCGTTCGTCTGCTTCGCCGTCCCCTGGGGGCTGGCGAGCGACGCCGCCGGCCGTCGCGTCCCCTTCGTCGCCGCGGGTGCCGTCCTCGGCGCCGTCGGCTACGCCCTCCTCGCCGTCGTCCCGTCCGTGACGGGGTCGTTCGGCGTCGCGCTCGTCATCCGCGCGTTCCAGGGCGCCGCCACCGTCGGCGCCTTCTCCCTGTCGATGACGATGCTCATGGACCTCGAGGGCTCGCACGGCCGCAACATGGGCGCGACGGGCATCGCCATCGGCCTCGGGACGGCGACGGGTGCCCCCCTCGGCGGCCTGCTGTACGAGTTCGGGCCGTTCGTCCCGCTGTACGCCGCGAGCGGGATTCTCCTCGCCATCGCCGTCACCGTGCCCTTCGTCGTCGACCGGGCGCCGGCGGGCGGGGAGCGACCGTCCCCGCTGGCGGGCCTCCGGCGGACGCCGACGCTCGCGCTCCCCTACGCCTTCGGCTTCGTCGACCGCCTGACCGCCGGCTTCTTCTCTCTGGTCGGGACGCTCTACTTCCGGACCGTCTTCGACCTGAGCCCGGGGGCGACGGGGCTGACGCTCGCGCTGTTTTTCGCGCCTTTCGCCCTCCTGCAGTACCCCTTCGGCGTCGTCTCGGATCGGATCGGCCGGACCGTCCCCATCGTCGTCGGATCGGCGCTCTACGGCGGCGCGGTGATGCTCGTCGGCTCCGTGGCCGACCTCCGTGCCGCGCAGGCGTCGATGGTGCTCGTGGGCGTCCTCGGCGCGCTCATGGCGCCGGCGACGCTGGCGCTCGTGACCGACCTCGCCGCGTCGACGGAGCGGGGCGTCGCCATGGCCGGGTTCAACATCGCCGGGAGCCTCGGCTTCCTCGCCGGCATCCTCGCCGGCGGGTTCGCGGCCGACGCCTACGGCTACCGGACGGCGTTCCTGCTCGTCGGCGGCCTCGAACTCGTCCTGGCGGCGGCGACGCTCCCGGCGTTTCTCCGTCTCGGGGTCGGTCGGGAACGGGTCGGCGAGACGTAG
- a CDS encoding NAD(P)/FAD-dependent oxidoreductase codes for MTEIGVVGAGAAAAAAAYVVDGAVPDASITVLEKSGGLCGRAATRRRDGVTYDYGANYIKDDDDRVLDLLDRFDDGLVEVEGGIDVFDRTGEVSDGRDDQERKFTYETGLTRLAKHLFGATDATVHRRTRVEGIARTDDAWVLTDADGERWGPFDVLVLNPPAPQTAALLETADWEHEARENLLDAVRDVEYRTIWTAVLGYPFELDTPYYALVNTDKEHEVGWISREECKPGHVPDGESVLIVQANHEWSVERYDADPEGNVADLAAHAADIVGDDRLTDPAWTDHQGWRYALPEGGLRRGVRDAAEDAGLYCLGDWVAGEARVHAALRNGLETGERLVYNL; via the coding sequence ATGACCGAAATCGGAGTCGTCGGCGCCGGCGCCGCGGCCGCCGCAGCCGCCTACGTCGTCGACGGCGCGGTACCGGACGCCTCGATTACCGTGCTGGAGAAGTCAGGGGGCCTCTGTGGCCGGGCGGCGACGCGCCGCCGCGACGGCGTGACCTACGACTACGGCGCGAACTACATCAAAGACGACGACGACCGGGTGCTGGACCTCCTCGACCGCTTCGACGACGGCCTCGTCGAAGTCGAGGGTGGCATCGACGTCTTCGACCGGACCGGCGAGGTGAGCGACGGCCGGGACGACCAGGAACGGAAGTTCACCTACGAGACGGGGCTGACCCGACTCGCCAAACACCTCTTCGGCGCGACGGACGCCACGGTCCACCGCCGCACGCGGGTCGAGGGAATCGCCCGCACCGACGACGCGTGGGTCCTGACCGACGCCGACGGGGAGCGGTGGGGGCCGTTCGACGTACTCGTCCTCAACCCACCGGCACCACAGACGGCGGCGTTGCTGGAGACGGCCGACTGGGAGCACGAAGCCCGCGAGAACCTGCTCGACGCCGTCCGCGACGTGGAGTACCGGACCATCTGGACCGCGGTTTTGGGCTACCCCTTCGAACTCGACACCCCCTACTACGCGCTCGTGAACACGGACAAGGAACACGAAGTGGGGTGGATCTCCCGCGAGGAGTGCAAGCCGGGACACGTCCCCGACGGCGAGTCCGTCCTGATCGTGCAGGCGAACCACGAGTGGTCGGTCGAGCGCTACGACGCCGACCCCGAGGGGAACGTCGCCGACCTCGCCGCGCACGCGGCCGACATCGTGGGCGACGACCGCCTGACCGACCCGGCGTGGACGGACCACCAGGGGTGGCGCTACGCGCTTCCGGAGGGCGGACTGCGCCGCGGGGTCCGCGACGCCGCGGAGGACGCCGGACTCTACTGTCTCGGCGACTGGGTCGCCGGCGAGGCACGCGTCCACGCCGCCCTCCGGAACGGGCTGGAGACGGGCGAACGGCTGGTCTACAACCTGTAG
- a CDS encoding TenA family protein, giving the protein MSDAPDTFEAYAADHDAARFTDWLRERSEPDWSAAVDGRFVRELGDGTISDAVFRRYLQQDYAFVETLTGTFGHALGDAPSMAAKGRLADFLGTLTSEENDYFERSFEALSGDPDAHPDATTRAFIDLLERAARQGGYAETLAVLVPAEWVYETWATGIDSRPAAFYLDEWIELHANPAFVDFVAWLRAELDREGAAVSTRRQRRLDALFGRTVELERAFFEAPYGDDR; this is encoded by the coding sequence ATGAGCGACGCTCCCGACACGTTCGAGGCGTACGCCGCCGACCACGACGCCGCCCGGTTCACCGACTGGCTCCGCGAGCGCTCCGAACCGGACTGGAGCGCCGCGGTCGACGGCCGGTTCGTCCGCGAACTCGGCGACGGCACGATTTCGGACGCCGTCTTCCGCCGGTATCTGCAACAGGATTACGCCTTCGTGGAGACCCTGACCGGCACCTTCGGCCACGCGCTCGGCGACGCGCCGTCGATGGCCGCGAAGGGTCGCCTCGCGGACTTCCTCGGCACGCTCACGAGCGAGGAGAACGACTACTTCGAGCGGTCCTTCGAGGCGCTTTCCGGCGACCCCGACGCCCACCCGGACGCCACGACGCGGGCCTTTATCGACCTGCTCGAACGCGCGGCCCGGCAGGGTGGCTACGCCGAGACGCTCGCGGTCCTCGTCCCCGCGGAGTGGGTGTACGAGACGTGGGCGACGGGCATCGACTCGCGCCCGGCGGCATTCTACCTCGACGAGTGGATCGAACTCCACGCGAACCCGGCTTTCGTCGACTTCGTGGCGTGGCTCCGCGCGGAACTGGATCGGGAGGGAGCGGCCGTCTCGACGCGGCGGCAGCGACGGCTCGACGCCCTGTTCGGGCGGACGGTCGAACTGGAGCGAGCCTTTTTCGAGGCGCCGTACGGGGACGACCGCTGA
- a CDS encoding PAS domain S-box protein, translated as MDVTTDFVRLLHVDDNPAITELTATYLEREDERISVTTATGAEAALDILATDEIDCVVSDYNMPGLNGIEFLEAVRREYPDLPFILFTGRGSEEIASEAISAGVSDYLQKGGGTDKYALLANRVGNAVQKRRNERARERDQAIITEATDAILVVGADATVQYATPSTEAVIGRAATDLRGTDASELIVPADRPRVMAEFAALVADPGGHRTVEFRHDRPDGTRIWIETRGRNLLDREPVDGIVIYGRDVTDRKERETELRRQSRIIEQAPIGITCSDPSREDNPLVYANAAFEALTGYEFEEIVGRNCRFLQGERTDPASVAAMRDAIDAREPITVDVWNYRKDGTEFWNRVTISPIEDDDGEITQFVGFQQSLPAETGDDQKSTRRDDDVD; from the coding sequence ATGGACGTGACAACGGATTTCGTTCGCCTCCTCCACGTCGACGACAACCCCGCCATCACCGAGTTGACGGCGACCTACCTCGAACGCGAGGACGAGCGGATCAGCGTCACGACGGCGACCGGTGCCGAGGCGGCACTCGACATCCTCGCGACCGACGAAATCGACTGTGTCGTCTCGGATTACAACATGCCGGGCCTGAACGGAATCGAGTTCCTCGAAGCCGTCCGGCGGGAGTATCCGGACCTCCCCTTTATCCTCTTTACCGGCCGAGGGAGCGAGGAGATCGCGAGCGAGGCCATCTCCGCCGGAGTCAGTGACTACCTGCAGAAAGGCGGCGGCACCGACAAGTACGCTCTGCTGGCGAATCGGGTCGGCAACGCGGTCCAGAAACGCCGGAACGAGCGGGCTCGGGAACGCGACCAAGCGATCATCACGGAGGCGACGGACGCCATCCTCGTCGTCGGTGCGGACGCGACCGTCCAGTACGCGACGCCGTCGACCGAGGCGGTGATAGGGCGGGCCGCCACCGACCTTCGGGGGACGGACGCGTCCGAACTCATCGTTCCGGCGGATCGGCCCCGCGTGATGGCGGAGTTCGCCGCTCTGGTCGCCGACCCCGGCGGCCACCGGACGGTCGAGTTCCGCCACGACCGACCGGACGGCACCCGCATCTGGATCGAAACCCGCGGCCGCAACCTCCTCGACCGGGAACCCGTCGACGGCATCGTCATCTACGGCCGCGACGTGACCGACCGGAAGGAACGGGAGACCGAACTCCGGCGTCAGTCGCGGATCATCGAGCAGGCACCGATCGGCATCACCTGCAGCGACCCGTCACGCGAGGACAACCCGCTCGTCTACGCGAACGCGGCGTTCGAGGCGCTGACGGGGTACGAGTTCGAGGAGATAGTCGGCCGCAACTGTCGGTTCCTGCAGGGCGAGCGTACCGACCCCGCGTCGGTCGCGGCGATGCGGGACGCCATCGATGCGCGGGAGCCGATCACGGTCGACGTGTGGAACTACCGGAAGGACGGCACCGAGTTCTGGAACCGGGTGACGATCAGTCCGATCGAGGACGACGACGGCGAGATCACGCAGTTCGTGGGGTTCCAGCAGTCCCTCCCCGCGGAGACTGGCGACGATCAAAAGTCGACCCGTCGAGACGACGACGTCGACTGA